In Gossypium arboreum isolate Shixiya-1 chromosome 5, ASM2569848v2, whole genome shotgun sequence, a single genomic region encodes these proteins:
- the LOC128292665 gene encoding uncharacterized protein LOC128292665: protein MGNQICNLSIGDESQSDRVVWLHNPLGLGEDCPKCRVEKEALIHALKDYPTSRAIQSIGGLNNSLILKEYHCCIDWLEDMMRVLDKRATFNLMTTLWNSWNNRNKFIFHVKEEEAQVVWDRARTLSQDFCIFNLMNAPLLPSNPAIKRWLKPPKGYFKINFDASVSNNRTDLGVITRDEDDFVIGNGGGFKEEIMLIARAESYAFDESIKIVCVLNIQIVVVFETNKASLITSVKHHCTDVIVIGVRIKESIKL from the exons ATGGGTAATCAAATTTGCAATTTATCAATTGGTGATGAAAGCCAAAGCGATAGAGTGGTGTGGCTCCACAACCCTCTTG GTTTGGGGGAAGATTGTCCCAAATGTAGAGTTGAAAAAGAGGCCCTTATTCATGCTCTTAAAGACTATCCAACATCAAGGGCGATCCAGTCTATCGGTGGCCTTAACAATAGCCTCATTTTGAAAGAGTATCATTGCTGCATTGATTGGTTGGAAGACATGATGAGGGTTTTGGACAAGAGAGCTACTTTTAATCTCATGACCACCCTTTGGAATAGCTGGAACAATAGGAACAAGTTTATTTTTCATGTAAAGGAAGAAGAGGCGCAAGTTGTTTGGGACAGGGCGAGAACACTCAGTCAAGACTTTTGCATTTTTAACCTTATGAATGCTCCTTTGTTACCTAGTAACCCTGCTATTAAAAGGTGGTTGAAACCTCCAAAGGGTTATTTCAAAATAAACTTTGATGCTTCTGTTAGTAATAATAGAACCGACCTTGGGGTTATCACAAGGGATGAAGATGATTTTGTTATTGGCAACGGCGGGGGCTTCAAGGAAGAGATAATGTTGATTGCAAGGGCTGAAAGCTACGCTTTTGATGAGAGCATAAAGATTGTGTGTGTACTTAATATTCAAATAGTTGTGGTATTCGAAACAAATAAAGCTAGCCTAATCACTAGTGTGAAGCACCATTGCACGGACGTCATTGTCATTGGTGTGCGGATAAAAGAAAGTATTAAACTCTGA